TTCTCGGTATCCCGCTGTATCTTTAACGGCCTTAATAACATCATAGAAGTTTTGGGGTATGAAAAAGTCTTTAATACTCTGCAGTTTTCCAACTTTTCTAGCAGATACCAACAGCCTTCCAGCCTCACGCATTTTAGTTCTGATGTATTCATGCTTGGTTTTGTCGTTCCCCATTTTGTTGCACAAGTGTTCTCCAAACTTGATGATGCATGCATCACTTTTAACCACGTGCGTTACTTCATCTTGCTTCATGTCACTGATCAGtttccataatttttttgttactcCTTCAGGAACAGGCTCTGCATAAGCACAGAGTGCTTGAACTCTGGATCTACCTGGTTTTGTGACCTGGCACTTCTTGGCCAGGTTACACCTTGACATATGCCTCCAAAGTGCTTTTCGCCTGAACAGCCCTTGGCAGTTCAAACAGTGCAAGTAGTCCTTAAAATTCACGTTTTTAGCAGTGGAATGTTGACGTGGCACCAACACTCCTTTGCCAGCTTTTAGAACATTTGTGTTGTGTACACGGTTCCCTTTATTCCTCAAAAGATCCAAATTAATCTTCCTTTCTTTAGACCCCTTTGGATAAGAAAGAGCTTTTGCTACATCGACCTCATTTTTATGAACTTGGGCCAAGTGTCTTGCCATTTTGCAGAATGGTTTGTaacaataaaagcaataatGCTTTTTGTTGTACATTCTTTGGCCATATGCAGTCTTTTTCAGTTTCATTACAGAAACCTCACTACTGCAGTCATTATCTGAATGAGTCATTGTCTCCTTAACTTCAAGTGGGGAACATTCCTTGTCTGCATTCATGGAAGATGAGGAAGAATCAACATTGTCACCTAATGACACATTGGTAGATGAGGGACTGGACAAAGGCTGTGGAATGCTGTCTTCAGATTCTTCAGAACTGCTCTCCGATTCAGGCACATACTCGTCTTCACTGTTGTCAATGCTGCTAA
This window of the Paramisgurnus dabryanus chromosome 10, PD_genome_1.1, whole genome shotgun sequence genome carries:
- the LOC135718328 gene encoding uncharacterized protein, which translates into the protein MDKKSPNKVNKRISRFERRITRLRKHHGECARRQSAREKAMETSSVGTIMPHQDPDDQVPSPLQQDILDLKLMCRKRSLLDSKGNMDSSIPSDVTKPFGKKSLSTKKSADTDSDADTEILELPSSSVSPGACDVPDLKRTDSVFLTKKSLGISSTSDDSISSIDNSEDEYVPESESSSEESEDSIPQPLSSPSSTNVSLGDNVDSSSSSMNADKECSPLEVKETMTHSDNDCSSEVSVMKLKKTAYGQRMYNKKHYCFYCYKPFCKMARHLAQVHKNEVDVAKALSYPKGSKERKINLDLLRNKGNRVHNTNVLKAGKGVTTCTV